Within Bradymonas sediminis, the genomic segment CGGCCAGGCCGGTGGCGCGCCGCAACTTAACGGCGCCAATACCCCGGCCCCGAAGAAGGCCGGCGACGCGGGCGCCAGCTGGGACCAGATCGCCAATAGCTCCGAGGCGATGCTCGATGCCTCCGGCGCGAAACAGGAGACGATCCACGACCGTCTCAATAGCTCCAAGAAGGAAGAGAAGACCAACCCCGTGTTGATCCTCGTGGCGGGTGCCGCGATCCTCGGTTTGGTGTATTTTAGCTTCTTTAGCGGTGGCGGAGACCAGTCCTCCGAGGCGGTTCAGGAAATTCCGGTGCTCGAGCAAACGCCCGTTGAGATCAACGTGAGTTGCCTGGGCCAGTCCGCGTGTGTGCAAAGAGCGGAGCAAGCCTATAAGGTGGGCACCGAGAAGATCCAGCAGAAGACCGTCGCCATTCCCAACCTCTTTGAGGGGTATAAGAAATTGCTGGAGGCCGAGGCCTATTTGGCCAAGGCCGGCGACGTCGCGCCTCCTGCTTCGATGGCGGGTCTGGCCGCGAAAAAGGACGCGACCCGCGCCGAACTCAACACCATCTGGACGAATTATCGCGTCGGCTTCGCCAAGGCGAAGAAGCGCAATGAATACCGCGAGATGGCGCGCCAGTTGACCGCTCTGCAGGACTATTTCCCGGACCGCACGGCCCGAGAGAACCGGTGGAGCACTCAGCAGGCTCAGAAAATGAAAGAGGATGGCATTTATCCTAAACGTTTTTAGCGCGCCGGCGGTGGCGTCGCGCGCTCGCTCGACGACCTCCAAATAGATATTTTTACATGACCTCCAAAACATCAGTAACCCCCTCGACTTCGACTCGCACCCAACGCTCGTGGCGCTGGGTGCGCGTCGCCCTGTGCACTGGCGCGCTTTGCGTCGCCGCGGGGTGCGTGAGCACTCAGCAGCGCGGCGATCGTGCGTTCAAGGCTGGCCTCTATACCGAGGCGCTCGACCACTATGAGCGCGCCATCGATGGCGGGGATAATTCGGCCCAGATCTACGCAAATGCCGCTCAGGCGGCGCTTCGTATCGGCGACTTCTCCCTGGCCGAGCGGTATTTTAACCGCGCCATGGGCTTTGGCGGCGGAGAAGATGTCGCGCGTGAGTTGGCCGACTTCTATATCGCGACCAGCAACTATACCAAGGCTGTGCGGGTGTTGCAGACTGTGCTCGAGACCACCGATGACCCTCAGACCGTATTTAACGACCTGGGGGCCGCGTTGATGTACGCCGGCTCGCCGCTCAACGCCGAGTCCTACCTGATGGTGGCTCAGCAGATGAAGCCCAGCGACCCGGTGCCCTACGTCAACCTCGGCGTGCTCTATGATAAGCACCTCAATAACCCGCGTTTGGCCTACGGCTTTTATAATTGTTTTCTGGAATTGAGCCCCAATTCTCGCCAGAGCGGCAAGGTTCGGGCGCGGGTGAAATCGTTGGAGTCGAGCTTCGACGGCGATGGCCTGGGGCCCGCTGAGGTGTCGTGTTCGGCGCCGTACCAACCGGTGATGACTGAACCGGGCGCCATGAAGGGCGAGTTGGCCCGACGGCTCGGCCAGGGCGCGGAACCCGCCGAGGTGAAGCCCTCCGGGGACGCCACCGATTTGCCGGAGCAGACGGGCGAGCAACCCGGCGAAGAAGGCGGCGAGATAACCATCGACCGCGGTGTTGTGGAGCCGCCAGCGGCCGCGTCGTCGGCGCAGCAGAATCCGGCCGAGGCTGGAAAACTTCGCGATGAACAGGTGGTCGCCCTTGCCGAAAGTGCCTTCGCCAATCACAATCATCAGGAAGTTGTTAATTTGCTAAAAGGCCTGCCGGCCGATGCGCTGACCACGCCCTTGATGGGCATTTATGGTCAGTCGCTGGCGGAGGTCAAAGAGTATGACCGCGCGCGGCGGTGGCTAAGCGCTACGATCGCCGAGAAGCCCGCGCCCGCCGAGGTTCAGGCGTTGTGGACTGTGTACCGCGCGTTGGGCGAGCCGCAGGCTGCAGACGCGTTGTGCGAGCGGTTCGAAGGCGCGAAGGGCTATGGGGAATTCCTCAAAGCCTGCGCCTCGGCGGCTGACCTCGGCGAGGCGAAGACGTCGGGGAATCCGGCAGAATAACCTGGCTTTTGGTGCCAAGGGTGTCCCGAAGACGGCTCGTGGGATGACCGATAAGGCGAAGTTCGACTCCAATTTGGATGCCTCTATGAAGACTCAACTTCACCGCAGTTTGCGCCGGGGCGTGGGAGCCACGACGACCGAAACGGTGATGTTGCTTGTCCTCGTCGCGATGGTTGTCGTGGCAGGCCTTAAGGTCTTTGGCGGGGGCGTGGGGCAGAAGGTCGAGTTTGCCAACGACTCGGTCGGCGCGGTGAGCATTCAGGATAACGAGATGGATCGGCTGCGCGCCAATCAGCGGCGCGCCGACGCAAAGCGCGCCTCGCAGGGACGCGGAGCCGCTGCGGCTCCGAGCGGCGCTGCGGGCACGCCTCAGGCCGAGGGCGCCGCGACCGAAGGTGCCACGGACAAGAAATCGGGCGCCCCCGCCCCCGCTCAGACGAACGCTGCGGTGGCGCCAACCGGTGGTTGCGGCGGCTTTAATCCGTTCGCGATTCCCATCATCCTGGGGCTGCTCGGGTTGCTTGGCTATGTCGTAGTAAAATCACGCAAGGGGTAGCAGTTGAAGCAAATTCCTGAGTCCAATGACGCCTCGCCGGCCGCGGCGACTTCGCTTCGCGCGCTCTTTCGATGGCCGATACCCCTGGCGCTCATCTGGCTGCTCGCCCCGGTGGTGGGCCTGTCGCTGCGACTCGCGCTCGCGCCCATCACTCCGCACGACTATTGGTGGTCGCTGGCGATGGGGAACCTGATCGCGTCGGGCGCGGGGATTCCGCATGAAAACCTCTTTCTCTATACGATGCCGGCAGATGCGCCGTTCTTCAACCAACCCTGGTTGAGCCAGTTGATGATGGCGAAGTTGCTCGATAATTTCGGGCATGCCGGGCTCCTTATCCTGCGAAATATTACGACGGTTCTGACGACCACCGCGCTGCTTGGGTTGGCGCTTTGGCGGGTGCGGGAGCCGCGCATCGTCGGTGGGCTGGCGCTCTTGGCGGTCGCCGCCGGGGCGCCGGTCTTCGCCGTGCGCACCCAGATGTTTGCGTTTCTTCCCTTCATGTTGTTGCTGGGCGTGCTCTTTGGCGTCGCCGATAGGCGACTCAGTCGGCGCTGGCTTCTGCTATTGATTCCGCTGACCGCCTTGTGGGGTAATCTGCACGGGACCTTTATTCTGGTGCCCATTCTCGTTGGGCTATGCGGCGGGGCGCTGGTCGTCCAGGAGTGGCTGGAGACGCGGCGGATGCCGATGCGCGAGGCGCTGGTCTGGGGTGGCACGAGCGTTATGACCGCGCTCGCCGCCCTGCTTAACCCGCAGGGGGTGGGCATCTATACCTATGTCCATCAGCTGACGGTCGTCTCGCCGGTCTCCCAAAGCGTGAGTGAATGGCAGCCGCCGGATATCTCCGAGCCCTACGGCCTGCTTGTGTTTTTGGTGTTGGTCGTGGGCCTGAGTCTGCTGGCCCGTGACCGAAAGAACCTGAAGCTCTATGAAGTCGCGCTCTTTGCCGCCACCACGTACCTCGCCTTCGGCTCGATTCGGCATATGTTCTGGTGGGCGGCGATGATGATGCTGGTCCTTCCTGGCCCGCTGAGTCGAGCGCTCAAGCTTGATGATTGGCGCGAGTCCGCTACCACCGGCGCCCAGGGGGCGCTGCACATGGTGCTCGCCGTCGTGATGGTCGGCGGCCTGGTGCTGAGTCAGCCGGGGCTTCCCGTGCATCAGACGGGCGTGGAATTGTTGAGCGGGGCGACGCGCCGGGCTGGCCCGGGAAAGGGCATGATCGACACGGATACGCCGACCCAGATCATGGAGGGGATGTTGCGCGACGGCTATCCGGGGCGCATCTTTCATAGCCAGAGCGTCGGCGGTTATCTTGCGTATGCGCTGGCGACGCCCGTGCCCCGGCAGGTCGCGTTTGTGGACCAGCGTATGGAGATGATCCCCGAGTCCCTATGGGAGGTCTATTTCGAGATCGCTGGGGCAAAAGACGGCTGGCAGGAGGTGCTCGACGGGTATGGCGTGCGGACGCTCTTGCTCAGCCCAGGCGAGCAGAGTGGGCTGATTCGCGCCGCCCAGGCGGACCCTGACTGGGTCCTTGTCGCCGTCGACGAGGGGCACCTGCTCTTCTTCCGCGCCGACCAGCGCGACCATCTTATTCGATGGCGCTGAGCACCCAGCGGAACATAAAAAACGAGCCGAGCAAAAAGGCGATATCGATCATGAGCATCACGACCGCCCAGGTCTGAACGCCGGTTGGGTCGCCCCCGGGCATCAGCAACCCGGTCGCCTTTACCCCCCCGATCAGCAGCGGCACCACCAGCGGAAAGAGCACCAGCGGCAGGAGCACGTCCTTGAGGCTATTGTGCACGAGCATGGCCGAAATAAGCGTGCCGAGGATGGCAAAGCCAAGCGTCCCTGCGCCCAAAATCACCACAAACCAGCCGAAATGCTCGAAGATATTGACCGAAAAGGCCAGGGCGAGCATGGGGACCAGCGCCAACTCGAAGACGCCCATAAAGATGAGGTTGACCAGCAGCTTCGAGGTGTAGAGTGAGGTCTGGGTCCCCGGGATCAGCGCCAGCGCGCGCAGGCATCCGCTCTCTTGCTCCTGGGCAAATGTGCGCCCGATCGCCAGCATCCCCGAGAAGATGATCGCCACCCATAGGATGCCCGGGAAGACCAACGCCACGGTCTCGTCGCGCTGGTAGAATGCGAAGGTAAAGATCAGCATCAGCAGCAGCGAGAAGGAGGTGGTCGTCACCAGGGTCTCGCCGCTGCGCAGCTCGCGCCGCAGGTCTTTTCGAACCAGGGCCGTCACCTGTGTCGCAAACGATGGGTTCATTGTCGTGGGTCGGGTTGAGTGTGGAGGAGTCAGTTGCGCGCGGGCGGGCGCAGAAGCGGTATACCAAGAAAGCACCGAGCCGGCACTTAACGCGCCGGCTCGATTTATTCGATTGTCCCGGCTGCTCGGGTTTAGAACTGCAGCGCGGCGTTCACCAGGAAGGACCAGGTGTTATATTCCTGCACGCGGAAGCGGTTGCCCGAGGAGTCGAAGGTCGCGTTATAGACCGGGTTGCGCTCAAGCGCGG encodes:
- a CDS encoding FHA domain-containing protein — its product is MPSFWLEHEEHGQTRDFSFQSTTVSIGRDKASDFVLDHPTVSRKHAVIAYKHGSFYLVVLSRSGLTAIDGQPVQGEVLLYDSSVLHVGQLEFRFRSDDAPLKPAAPAHSGGMTGGASGLQGGFGAAVNTPVPQAGFGQTPGFGQAPGLGQPQGFGQAPGLGQPQGFGQAPGLGQPQGFGQAPGMGDAPGLGQQQGMGGFGSPLSAGLGQAGGAPQLNGANTPAPKKAGDAGASWDQIANSSEAMLDASGAKQETIHDRLNSSKKEEKTNPVLILVAGAAILGLVYFSFFSGGGDQSSEAVQEIPVLEQTPVEINVSCLGQSACVQRAEQAYKVGTEKIQQKTVAIPNLFEGYKKLLEAEAYLAKAGDVAPPASMAGLAAKKDATRAELNTIWTNYRVGFAKAKKRNEYREMARQLTALQDYFPDRTARENRWSTQQAQKMKEDGIYPKRF
- a CDS encoding tetratricopeptide repeat protein, coding for MSTQQRGDRAFKAGLYTEALDHYERAIDGGDNSAQIYANAAQAALRIGDFSLAERYFNRAMGFGGGEDVARELADFYIATSNYTKAVRVLQTVLETTDDPQTVFNDLGAALMYAGSPLNAESYLMVAQQMKPSDPVPYVNLGVLYDKHLNNPRLAYGFYNCFLELSPNSRQSGKVRARVKSLESSFDGDGLGPAEVSCSAPYQPVMTEPGAMKGELARRLGQGAEPAEVKPSGDATDLPEQTGEQPGEEGGEITIDRGVVEPPAAASSAQQNPAEAGKLRDEQVVALAESAFANHNHQEVVNLLKGLPADALTTPLMGIYGQSLAEVKEYDRARRWLSATIAEKPAPAEVQALWTVYRALGEPQAADALCERFEGAKGYGEFLKACASAADLGEAKTSGNPAE
- a CDS encoding heme exporter protein CcmB, with translation MNPSFATQVTALVRKDLRRELRSGETLVTTTSFSLLLMLIFTFAFYQRDETVALVFPGILWVAIIFSGMLAIGRTFAQEQESGCLRALALIPGTQTSLYTSKLLVNLIFMGVFELALVPMLALAFSVNIFEHFGWFVVILGAGTLGFAILGTLISAMLVHNSLKDVLLPLVLFPLVVPLLIGGVKATGLLMPGGDPTGVQTWAVVMLMIDIAFLLGSFFMFRWVLSAIE